A window of the Procambarus clarkii isolate CNS0578487 chromosome 79, FALCON_Pclarkii_2.0, whole genome shotgun sequence genome harbors these coding sequences:
- the LOC123764535 gene encoding uncharacterized protein isoform X1 gives MHPKPLLDLCIDFLVNSTRAYQQQCHSYEAIWKDVGELWADLWYLPPRVPDRATHLLHTHLIHDCLEAKNHGVHDVTRSLLIMLAVKTHKIAFVQVDRQLAILNSSAFFSVDVFIGENLLQELDVTGIDLMEDMSVLLALLPLCPKLTIVKLGGNTTPEVLRAAMNCPITILHISERLAWEPRVTEAVLIDIMIGAGNQSSIRLLESVREGKPITGGLSWPQLSDFSTGYCHVQVNFLLLILVVFTKLQCLASNLVSLHTVLHAFNNLRKEISSIHTLSLKTSTMQSGEGFIDILSCVAPELEELKILAIKNCANITNEVLKLPDSFPSLRVLHMDLQFLHPNEIPTQAFAGIGLQLTVLKLYIDNCYKVRQGDISSLLQLCPLLNDLTLAFKSGMQCDHSILQQIKCFENITSLKYSTSDKKVEPVKCLLNMFPKLQTLVIDGKIQSFDMLVEPLTQLQELRTLKLLRHTYLHVEGLCELPRKTSDGRSWALHASPSFITSPDVTKLQNCGWTFVPQKS, from the coding sequence GCCATCTGGAAGGatgtgggtgagctgtgggcagATCTTTGGTACCTGCCACCACGTGTTCCAGATCGTGCCACGCACCTCTTGCACACACATCTAATACATGATTGCCTTGAAGCAAAAAATCATGGCGTTCACGATGTGACTCGCTCACTCCTGATTATGTTAGCTGTTAAAACTCACAAAATTGCCTTCGTGCAGGTAGATCGGCAGTTAGCAATCCTGAACTCCTCAGCCTTTTTTTCAGTAGATGTTTTTATTGGTGAAAACCTTTTACAAGAGCTGGATGTAACAGGAATTGATCTGATGGAAGATATGAGTGTACTGTTGGCACTGTTGCCATTGTGCCCCAAGCTCACTATTGTCAAGTTGGGGGGCAACACGACACCAGAGGTACTGCGTGCAGCCATGAACTGTCCTATTACAATTCTTCACATAAGTGAACGACTTGCTTGGGAACCTCGAGTCACAGAAGCAGTCTTAATAGATATCATGATTGGCGCTGGCAATCAGAGCTCAATAAGGCTACTGGAAAGTGTTCGAGAAGGAAAGCCAATAACTGGAGGTCTATCGTGGCCTCAGCTTTCTGACTTCTCTACTGGATATTGTCATGTGCAAGTTAATTTCCTGTTGCTAATTCTGGTGGTTTTTACAAAATTGCAATGTTTAGCAAGTAACTTGGTTAGTCTGCACACTGTTCTCCATGCATTTAATAACTTAAGAAAAGAAATATCAAGTATCCACACTCTCTCTCTAAAAACCAGCACTATGCAGTCTGGTGAAGGTTTTATAGACATTTTGTCATGTGTTGCACCTGAGCTTGAAGAACTGAAGATTCTTGCCATCAAAAATTGTGCAAATATTACTAATGAAGTTCTGAAGCTTCCTGACAGTTTCCCATCTTTGAGAGTACTTCATATGGACTTACAGTTTTTACACCCAAACGAAATTCCTACTCAGGCTTTTGCTGGAATTGGACTGCAGTTAACAGTGCTAAAGCTTTATATTGATAACTGCTATAAAGTACGTCAAGGAGATATTTCTTCATTGTTGCAATTATGTCCACTTCTTAATGATTTAACCTTGGCCTTCAAAAGTGGAATGCAATGTGATCACAGTATTCTCCAACAAATTAAATGTTTTGAAAATATAACTTCTCTCAAATATTCAACATCCGATAAGAAAGTTGAACCTGTAAAGTGTCTCTTGAACATGTTTCCTAAACTGCAGACACTTGTAATTGATGGTAAGATACAGAGTTTTGACATGTTAGTGGAACCTCTAACACAGTTGCAAGAGTTGAGAACCTTGAAGTTACTAAGACATACATACTTGCATGTGGAGGGTTTGTGTGAGCTGCCCAGGAAGACCAGTGATGGCAGGTCGTGGGCGCTTCACGCCTCTCCCTCTTTTATCACTTCACCTGATGTAACAAAACTCCAAAACTGCGGATGGACATTCGTACCTCAAAAATCTTGA
- the LOC123764535 gene encoding uncharacterized protein isoform X2: MLAVKTHKIAFVQVDRQLAILNSSAFFSVDVFIGENLLQELDVTGIDLMEDMSVLLALLPLCPKLTIVKLGGNTTPEVLRAAMNCPITILHISERLAWEPRVTEAVLIDIMIGAGNQSSIRLLESVREGKPITGGLSWPQLSDFSTGYCHVQVNFLLLILVVFTKLQCLASNLVSLHTVLHAFNNLRKEISSIHTLSLKTSTMQSGEGFIDILSCVAPELEELKILAIKNCANITNEVLKLPDSFPSLRVLHMDLQFLHPNEIPTQAFAGIGLQLTVLKLYIDNCYKVRQGDISSLLQLCPLLNDLTLAFKSGMQCDHSILQQIKCFENITSLKYSTSDKKVEPVKCLLNMFPKLQTLVIDGKIQSFDMLVEPLTQLQELRTLKLLRHTYLHVEGLCELPRKTSDGRSWALHASPSFITSPDVTKLQNCGWTFVPQKS, from the coding sequence ATGTTAGCTGTTAAAACTCACAAAATTGCCTTCGTGCAGGTAGATCGGCAGTTAGCAATCCTGAACTCCTCAGCCTTTTTTTCAGTAGATGTTTTTATTGGTGAAAACCTTTTACAAGAGCTGGATGTAACAGGAATTGATCTGATGGAAGATATGAGTGTACTGTTGGCACTGTTGCCATTGTGCCCCAAGCTCACTATTGTCAAGTTGGGGGGCAACACGACACCAGAGGTACTGCGTGCAGCCATGAACTGTCCTATTACAATTCTTCACATAAGTGAACGACTTGCTTGGGAACCTCGAGTCACAGAAGCAGTCTTAATAGATATCATGATTGGCGCTGGCAATCAGAGCTCAATAAGGCTACTGGAAAGTGTTCGAGAAGGAAAGCCAATAACTGGAGGTCTATCGTGGCCTCAGCTTTCTGACTTCTCTACTGGATATTGTCATGTGCAAGTTAATTTCCTGTTGCTAATTCTGGTGGTTTTTACAAAATTGCAATGTTTAGCAAGTAACTTGGTTAGTCTGCACACTGTTCTCCATGCATTTAATAACTTAAGAAAAGAAATATCAAGTATCCACACTCTCTCTCTAAAAACCAGCACTATGCAGTCTGGTGAAGGTTTTATAGACATTTTGTCATGTGTTGCACCTGAGCTTGAAGAACTGAAGATTCTTGCCATCAAAAATTGTGCAAATATTACTAATGAAGTTCTGAAGCTTCCTGACAGTTTCCCATCTTTGAGAGTACTTCATATGGACTTACAGTTTTTACACCCAAACGAAATTCCTACTCAGGCTTTTGCTGGAATTGGACTGCAGTTAACAGTGCTAAAGCTTTATATTGATAACTGCTATAAAGTACGTCAAGGAGATATTTCTTCATTGTTGCAATTATGTCCACTTCTTAATGATTTAACCTTGGCCTTCAAAAGTGGAATGCAATGTGATCACAGTATTCTCCAACAAATTAAATGTTTTGAAAATATAACTTCTCTCAAATATTCAACATCCGATAAGAAAGTTGAACCTGTAAAGTGTCTCTTGAACATGTTTCCTAAACTGCAGACACTTGTAATTGATGGTAAGATACAGAGTTTTGACATGTTAGTGGAACCTCTAACACAGTTGCAAGAGTTGAGAACCTTGAAGTTACTAAGACATACATACTTGCATGTGGAGGGTTTGTGTGAGCTGCCCAGGAAGACCAGTGATGGCAGGTCGTGGGCGCTTCACGCCTCTCCCTCTTTTATCACTTCACCTGATGTAACAAAACTCCAAAACTGCGGATGGACATTCGTACCTCAAAAATCTTGA